A window from Desulfonatronum sp. SC1 encodes these proteins:
- a CDS encoding EAL domain-containing protein, translating to MSTAMTAQVEYLMPKNEHSSPSSPNIHPVSMDYPACANGRPDTSPPRAHVLMRLAPYVAPTVPLLNVYDTFRNYPDLMVLPVVQEGKPVGLINRFKLHEMFSQPFTRELHGRKPISLFMAANPVIVDKNVSIDDLARIIIDAGMQHMYDGFIMTEQGKYVGIGNGHDLLGAITERKQAHLFYLAHFDALTDLPNRLLFKDRLTQACVRSERNGHSVALMFLDLDRFKLINDTLGHSVGDRLLKSVAARLLETVRKKDTVSRLGGDEFTIILDDVGAPQDAAVVAQKIIHAMGQPFVLEGDEVVVTTSIGVAFYPQDAANPEELQKNSDAAMYHAKEKGKNNYQFFKPEMNVQVNARLSLENQLRKAVEADQLLLHYQPQVELSTGKVVGVEALLRWQHPELGFVPPLTFIPLAEELGLMASIGEFVLHEACRQSKQWQDELGVRVCMAVNLAGWQLEQPDFPDTVERILRKTGLSPRCLELELTENVLMENIKQARTALNVLGQRGVLVAIDDFGTGYSSLSYLLNLPIDTLKIDKCFIQSIGLQDDGATIATAVIALARSLKLNVVAEGVETLEQQDFLREQGCDFIQGYFFCRPLPAAELVSLLVKHAKIPSSRKLNCLTQE from the coding sequence ATGTCGACAGCCATGACCGCTCAAGTCGAGTATCTGATGCCGAAAAACGAGCATTCTTCTCCATCTTCGCCCAACATCCACCCCGTATCAATGGATTATCCGGCATGCGCCAACGGTCGGCCGGACACGTCTCCCCCCCGTGCTCATGTCCTGATGCGTCTGGCTCCGTACGTCGCCCCCACAGTGCCTCTGCTCAATGTTTACGATACTTTCCGCAACTACCCGGATTTGATGGTGTTGCCCGTGGTCCAGGAAGGCAAGCCGGTAGGGCTGATCAATCGCTTCAAGCTTCATGAGATGTTCAGTCAGCCGTTCACCCGTGAATTGCATGGTCGCAAGCCGATCAGTCTGTTCATGGCCGCCAACCCGGTGATCGTGGACAAGAACGTGTCCATCGACGACCTGGCCCGGATCATTATCGACGCGGGCATGCAGCATATGTACGACGGTTTCATTATGACGGAGCAGGGGAAGTACGTCGGCATCGGCAACGGGCATGATCTCCTCGGGGCCATCACCGAGCGCAAGCAGGCCCACCTGTTCTACCTCGCCCATTTCGACGCTCTGACGGATCTTCCCAACCGACTCTTGTTCAAGGATCGACTGACCCAGGCCTGCGTGCGTTCCGAGCGTAACGGGCACTCCGTGGCCCTGATGTTTCTCGACCTGGATCGTTTCAAGCTGATCAACGACACCCTGGGCCACTCCGTGGGCGATAGGCTTCTGAAAAGCGTAGCGGCCCGATTATTGGAAACCGTGCGCAAAAAAGACACGGTATCCCGGCTGGGCGGGGACGAGTTCACGATCATTCTGGACGACGTGGGCGCGCCTCAGGATGCGGCGGTGGTCGCCCAGAAGATCATCCATGCCATGGGTCAGCCCTTTGTTCTCGAGGGCGACGAGGTTGTGGTGACCACGAGCATCGGCGTGGCCTTTTATCCCCAGGACGCCGCGAACCCGGAGGAATTGCAGAAAAATTCCGACGCGGCCATGTACCATGCCAAGGAAAAGGGCAAGAACAACTACCAGTTTTTCAAGCCGGAAATGAACGTTCAGGTCAACGCCCGGCTGAGCCTGGAAAACCAGTTGCGCAAGGCCGTGGAGGCTGATCAGCTCCTGCTGCACTACCAACCCCAGGTGGAACTGAGCACCGGCAAGGTCGTGGGCGTGGAGGCCCTGCTTCGCTGGCAGCATCCGGAGTTGGGCTTTGTCCCGCCCTTGACCTTCATTCCCCTGGCCGAGGAACTGGGGCTGATGGCCTCCATCGGGGAGTTCGTGCTCCATGAGGCTTGCCGCCAGAGCAAACAGTGGCAGGACGAATTGGGGGTCCGTGTCTGCATGGCCGTGAATCTGGCCGGATGGCAACTGGAGCAGCCCGATTTTCCGGATACCGTGGAGCGCATCCTGCGCAAAACCGGCCTTTCCCCGCGTTGTCTCGAATTGGAATTAACGGAAAACGTACTCATGGAGAACATCAAACAAGCCCGGACCGCGTTGAACGTGCTCGGCCAAAGGGGCGTTCTCGTGGCCATCGACGACTTCGGCACGGGCTATTCATCCCTGAGCTATCTGCTCAACCTGCCCATCGATACTTTGAAGATCGACAAGTGCTTCATCCAGAGCATCGGCCTCCAGGACGACGGCGCGACCATCGCCACCGCCGTCATCGCCCTGGCCCGCAGCCTTAAGCTCAACGTCGTGGCTGAAGGCGTGGAAACCCTTGAACAGCAGGATTTTCTGCGCGAACAGGGCTGCGATTTCATCCAGGGCTATTTTTTCTGCCGGCCCCTGCCCGCCGCGGAACTGGTTTCTCTCCTCGTCAAACACGCGAAAATCCCCTCCTCCCGCAAACTCAACTGCTTGACTCAGGAGTGA
- a CDS encoding GAK system CofD-like protein, with translation MQQIRIFRTALIPDELRLARYLKAPELGPRVLFFSGGTALNPLSRELVRYTHNSIHLVTPLDSGGSSAKLREAFRMPAVGDLRSRLMALADQSVKGNPEVRELFAHRLPKSAAPEELRHSLERLVSGRDTLVRRIPDPMRKIVRNYLRIFQEKMPEGFDLRGASIGNLILTAGYLTSQRRIDSVVFLFSKLAEVRGVVRPTMNRYLHLVAELENGETIVGQHLLTGKETPPIISRIKRVYISSGDPGGEPVRVAIREKVRNLIRQADLICFPMGSFYSSLIANLLPDGVGQAIAENDCPKVYVPNTGTDPEQFGMTLADNTAALLHYLRRGCVDDPPVERLLNLVLLDSRDECYAQPVDVAALRRLGVDVLRTSLTGDDQACSQTTALDGDRVVRVLLSLV, from the coding sequence GTGCAACAAATCCGTATCTTCCGCACCGCGCTGATTCCCGATGAACTGCGCCTGGCCCGGTATCTGAAAGCGCCGGAACTGGGGCCGCGGGTGCTGTTCTTCAGCGGCGGCACGGCTCTCAACCCCTTGAGCCGGGAGCTGGTTCGCTACACGCACAATTCCATTCATCTGGTCACGCCTCTGGATTCCGGGGGCAGTTCGGCCAAGCTGCGGGAAGCCTTCCGGATGCCCGCGGTGGGGGATCTGCGCAGCAGGTTGATGGCCCTGGCGGACCAGAGCGTGAAGGGCAACCCGGAAGTTCGGGAGCTGTTCGCCCACCGGCTGCCTAAAAGCGCCGCCCCGGAGGAACTGCGTCACAGCCTGGAACGGCTGGTTTCCGGACGGGATACGCTGGTACGGCGCATCCCGGACCCGATGCGCAAGATCGTTCGCAACTATCTGCGCATTTTCCAGGAAAAGATGCCCGAAGGCTTCGATCTGCGCGGGGCCAGCATCGGGAATCTGATCCTGACCGCCGGCTACCTGACCAGCCAGCGGCGCATTGATTCCGTGGTCTTCCTGTTTTCCAAACTGGCGGAGGTCCGAGGCGTGGTCCGACCGACCATGAACCGCTATCTGCATCTGGTCGCGGAACTGGAAAACGGCGAGACCATCGTCGGACAGCATTTGCTCACGGGCAAGGAAACGCCGCCCATCATCTCCAGGATCAAGCGGGTTTACATCAGTTCCGGAGATCCGGGGGGCGAGCCGGTTCGGGTGGCCATCCGCGAGAAGGTCCGGAACCTGATCCGCCAAGCCGATCTGATCTGCTTTCCCATGGGCAGCTTCTATTCCAGCCTGATCGCCAACCTGTTGCCGGACGGCGTGGGACAGGCCATCGCGGAGAACGACTGTCCCAAGGTCTACGTGCCCAACACCGGGACGGACCCGGAACAGTTCGGGATGACCCTGGCGGATAATACGGCCGCATTGTTGCATTATCTGCGCCGGGGGTGCGTGGACGACCCGCCCGTGGAGCGACTGCTGAACCTCGTACTCCTGGACTCCCGCGACGAGTGCTACGCTCAGCCCGTGGACGTGGCCGCCTTGCGACGTCTCGGGGTCGATGTCCTCCGAACCTCTCTGACCGGGGACGACCAAGCATGCTCTCAAACCACAGCCTTGGACGGCGACCGGGTGGTTCGGGTTCTCTTATCCCTGGTTTGA
- a CDS encoding amphi-Trp domain-containing protein, with protein sequence MSKKEVKLKGVMDVDQVVTYLEDLATSLKEGKICVQQGEQFVTLCPDKMVDVEVKATSKKGKEKFEMELAWYRDVSQEMSISSDEPEQDAESEGSPPAVSGPVIEMPQAQDEDNIDRS encoded by the coding sequence ATGTCGAAAAAAGAAGTGAAGTTGAAAGGCGTGATGGACGTCGACCAAGTGGTGACCTATCTGGAAGACTTGGCGACTTCCCTGAAGGAGGGCAAGATCTGCGTCCAGCAGGGCGAGCAGTTCGTGACCCTTTGCCCGGACAAGATGGTGGACGTGGAGGTCAAGGCTACCTCGAAAAAAGGGAAAGAAAAGTTCGAGATGGAGTTGGCCTGGTACCGGGATGTTTCCCAGGAGATGAGTATTTCCTCGGACGAACCGGAACAGGACGCCGAAAGCGAGGGATCGCCGCCCGCGGTCAGCGGTCCGGTGATCGAAATGCCGCAAGCCCAGGACGAGGACAATATTGATCGGAGCTAG
- a CDS encoding GAK system XXXCH domain-containing protein codes for MEREDKLKMTCTPEQLGEILRSMADAMEQGRLSLDTVELDWNSVEKIALTIRNAAGMADVKIRVSSGDRTVDLPEDLEDAEGVGDDALDGQPRDWDQGQDKVGEEFEAQASGMPQKLGKPRGSYGSLKKRMKKSFKNIIYALHENMWPSQVDIDEFLRDSRDMVRYPDKGNEFYPAYTDAVAAFADVVQRKDLEAAYQAAHVLNTLKTQCHKKYD; via the coding sequence ATGGAACGTGAAGATAAATTGAAGATGACGTGCACACCGGAGCAGTTGGGGGAAATTCTGCGGAGTATGGCCGATGCCATGGAACAGGGGCGGTTGAGTCTGGATACCGTGGAACTCGACTGGAACTCGGTGGAGAAGATCGCGCTGACGATTCGCAATGCCGCGGGCATGGCGGACGTGAAGATTCGGGTCTCTTCCGGTGATCGTACCGTCGATCTCCCCGAAGATCTGGAGGACGCGGAGGGTGTTGGTGATGACGCTTTGGATGGCCAGCCCCGTGATTGGGATCAGGGCCAGGACAAGGTTGGGGAGGAATTTGAGGCGCAAGCATCGGGCATGCCCCAAAAGTTGGGCAAACCACGCGGCAGCTATGGTTCGTTGAAGAAACGGATGAAAAAGTCGTTCAAGAACATCATATACGCTCTGCATGAAAACATGTGGCCTTCACAAGTCGACATTGATGAATTTCTGCGCGACTCCAGGGATATGGTCCGCTATCCGGACAAGGGCAACGAGTTCTATCCCGCCTACACCGATGCCGTGGCCGCATTCGCCGACGTGGTTCAGCGCAAGGATCTGGAGGCCGCGTATCAGGCGGCGCACGTGCTGAACACGCTCAAGACCCAATGCCACAAGAAGTACGACTGA
- a CDS encoding amphi-Trp domain-containing protein, whose protein sequence is MADEKFRHESLQDKESIGKYLNALSEGFLNGKLQFSWKDKRLVLEPQSLIKFDVETKKRDGEVKMVLRFRWEQASESSMFVDGPLVIEGKEKG, encoded by the coding sequence ATGGCGGATGAAAAGTTTCGGCACGAATCCTTGCAGGACAAGGAATCCATCGGCAAGTATCTCAACGCGCTCAGCGAAGGTTTCCTGAACGGCAAACTGCAGTTTTCCTGGAAGGACAAGCGATTGGTCCTGGAACCTCAAAGCCTGATCAAGTTCGATGTGGAAACCAAGAAAAGGGACGGCGAAGTGAAGATGGTCCTGCGTTTTCGCTGGGAACAGGCCTCGGAGAGCAGCATGTTCGTGGACGGTCCGCTGGTCATCGAAGGCAAGGAAAAAGGCTAG
- a CDS encoding PhoU domain-containing protein — protein MHAFEGLEQKIQFMALEVAKQVDETLKVLIAPEAEHIEKVSSRDDYIDNFKSVIENACFSRLHGQSHLDKAGIDFIRAVNIISNNLERISDFSVDIARQVQYLSDSRFLDQFEYRPFFRQILGALDIVVRSLFHRDLSLALRICRAEFILDKLYKHNFDKIIAQLQSGKETRNLITTLFIFRYLERMGDSLLNIGEAVIFSVVGEKLKINQFQALRESLDNLGFDLPMREVEFESIWGTRSGCRIGKVSSDGQGDSTGVIFKEGKFKKIAQEKQNIQRWEAILPGLTPKVFGFQEGRDNASILLEFLTGCTFQEIVFNDDKEIFEDAFFLVQETATMIWQKTLQPGKTPCTFIEQLFSRIEDVFTAHPDFNSPQVRFCGLKVPSTMELLEQLREVEREVVIPFSVFIHGDYNSNNIIYTQKEQRIHYIDVHRSKDGDYLQDVSVFLVSNFRIPIFDKVVRCKLNQVGLHFLHFARQFAREHQDATFEIRLALGLIRSFITSTRFELNEEFAASMFVRGMYLAELVLAHRGRPWETFKVPDLILRYRYY, from the coding sequence ATGCATGCTTTTGAGGGACTGGAACAGAAAATCCAGTTCATGGCCCTGGAAGTGGCCAAACAGGTGGACGAAACCCTGAAGGTGCTGATCGCGCCGGAAGCCGAGCACATCGAAAAGGTGTCCTCCCGGGACGACTATATCGACAATTTCAAAAGCGTTATCGAAAACGCCTGTTTCTCTCGGCTGCACGGCCAGTCCCACCTGGACAAGGCCGGCATCGACTTCATCCGCGCCGTGAACATCATCAGCAACAATCTGGAGCGGATCAGCGACTTTTCCGTGGATATCGCCCGTCAGGTCCAGTATCTGTCCGATTCGCGCTTTCTGGACCAGTTCGAATACCGGCCCTTTTTTCGTCAGATTCTCGGAGCCCTGGACATCGTGGTCCGCTCCCTGTTTCACCGGGATCTCTCCCTGGCCTTGCGGATCTGTCGGGCGGAGTTCATTCTGGACAAGCTTTACAAGCACAATTTCGACAAGATCATCGCCCAGTTGCAGTCCGGCAAGGAAACCCGCAACCTGATCACCACCTTGTTCATCTTCCGGTATCTGGAACGGATGGGGGACTCCTTGCTGAACATCGGCGAAGCAGTGATCTTTTCCGTGGTCGGCGAAAAGCTGAAGATCAATCAATTTCAAGCCCTGCGGGAGTCCTTGGACAACCTGGGCTTCGACCTGCCGATGCGGGAAGTGGAGTTCGAGTCCATTTGGGGCACTCGGTCCGGGTGCCGGATCGGCAAGGTTTCCAGCGACGGCCAGGGCGATTCCACCGGGGTGATCTTCAAGGAAGGCAAGTTCAAGAAGATCGCCCAGGAAAAGCAAAACATTCAGCGTTGGGAAGCGATCTTGCCCGGTCTGACGCCCAAGGTGTTTGGATTTCAGGAAGGCCGGGACAACGCCTCGATCTTGTTGGAATTCTTGACGGGATGCACGTTTCAGGAAATCGTTTTCAACGACGACAAGGAGATTTTCGAGGACGCGTTTTTTCTGGTTCAGGAAACCGCGACCATGATCTGGCAGAAAACGCTCCAGCCCGGTAAAACTCCCTGCACGTTCATTGAACAGTTGTTTTCCCGTATTGAGGACGTTTTCACGGCGCACCCGGATTTCAACTCGCCCCAGGTACGGTTCTGCGGCCTGAAGGTTCCTTCGACCATGGAACTGCTGGAGCAACTGCGCGAGGTGGAACGGGAGGTGGTCATTCCGTTCTCGGTGTTCATCCATGGGGACTACAACAGCAACAACATCATCTATACTCAGAAAGAGCAGCGCATTCACTACATCGACGTCCATCGCTCCAAGGACGGGGATTATCTGCAGGACGTGTCCGTGTTTTTGGTGTCCAACTTCCGGATTCCGATTTTCGACAAGGTCGTCCGGTGCAAGCTGAATCAGGTCGGCCTGCACTTTCTGCATTTTGCCCGACAATTCGCTCGGGAGCACCAGGATGCGACCTTCGAAATCCGCCTCGCGCTGGGCTTGATCCGCTCCTTCATCACCTCGACCCGGTTCGAATTGAATGAGGAGTTCGCCGCGAGCATGTTCGTCCGGGGAATGTATCTCGCCGAGCTGGTTTTGGCCCATCGCGGCCGGCCCTGGGAGACGTTCAAGGTTCCGGATCTCATCCTGCGGTACCGCTATTATTGA
- a CDS encoding ABC transporter substrate-binding protein, producing MRLIATAMVFCLLLMMSTSALAQNVNLTMYYPVAVGGPITKIIDDMIADFQKDNPGITVQAVYAGNYDDTRTKALAALNAGEPVQLSVLFSIDVFDLMDQDVIVPFNDLVATDEERQWMGSFYPALMENSTVDGKVYGIPFQRSTIVMYYNKDAFRDAGLDPESPPATWDEMVEAAKKLTKRDASGNVTQWGVHVPSSGYPYWMFQAFAMQNNQVLMSGDGTEVYFDHPAVVESLEFWRDLSHTHDVMPRGVIDWGTLRQKFLEGSTAMMWHTTGNLTPVRNEARFDFGVAMLPAKQRRGSPTGGGNFYVFKQASAEERKAALQFIRWMTSPERAADWSIATGYVGVRPDAYITPALSEYVEGFSAAAVARDQLEYATAEFSTYETARVKKFLDDAIQSVLTGQAQPAQALQGAQAAAERVLRAYK from the coding sequence ATGCGCCTTATCGCGACCGCCATGGTTTTTTGCCTGCTGCTTATGATGAGCACGTCGGCCCTGGCCCAGAACGTCAATCTGACCATGTACTACCCCGTGGCCGTGGGGGGGCCGATCACCAAGATCATCGACGACATGATCGCCGATTTCCAGAAGGACAATCCGGGGATCACGGTCCAGGCCGTGTACGCCGGGAACTACGACGACACGCGGACCAAGGCCCTGGCCGCACTCAACGCCGGGGAGCCGGTGCAGCTTTCCGTGCTGTTTTCCATCGACGTCTTCGACCTGATGGATCAGGATGTAATCGTGCCTTTTAATGATCTGGTCGCCACGGACGAGGAGCGCCAATGGATGGGAAGCTTCTATCCCGCGCTGATGGAGAACAGCACGGTGGACGGCAAGGTATACGGCATTCCGTTCCAGCGCTCGACCATCGTGATGTACTATAACAAGGATGCGTTCCGGGATGCCGGACTGGACCCGGAGAGCCCGCCGGCCACCTGGGACGAAATGGTCGAGGCGGCCAAGAAGCTGACCAAACGCGACGCCTCGGGCAACGTGACCCAGTGGGGCGTGCACGTCCCGTCCTCGGGATATCCCTATTGGATGTTTCAGGCCTTTGCCATGCAGAACAACCAGGTGCTGATGTCCGGTGATGGCACAGAGGTATACTTTGACCATCCGGCTGTGGTGGAAAGCCTGGAATTCTGGCGTGATTTGTCCCATACCCACGACGTGATGCCCAGGGGCGTGATCGACTGGGGAACGCTTCGCCAGAAATTTCTGGAGGGCAGCACGGCCATGATGTGGCACACCACCGGCAACCTGACTCCGGTGCGCAATGAGGCCCGTTTTGATTTTGGAGTGGCCATGCTTCCGGCCAAGCAGCGTCGCGGCAGCCCCACGGGTGGCGGCAATTTTTATGTGTTCAAGCAGGCCAGCGCCGAGGAAAGGAAGGCGGCTTTGCAATTCATTCGCTGGATGACCTCGCCGGAGCGGGCCGCGGACTGGTCCATCGCCACCGGATACGTGGGTGTTCGCCCGGACGCTTACATCACCCCCGCGTTGTCCGAGTATGTTGAAGGCTTTTCCGCGGCGGCCGTGGCCCGGGATCAGTTGGAGTACGCCACGGCGGAATTCTCCACCTATGAGACGGCCCGGGTGAAGAAGTTCCTGGACGACGCCATTCAATCGGTGCTCACCGGGCAGGCCCAGCCGGCCCAGGCTCTGCAAGGCGCTCAGGCCGCGGCTGAGCGCGTGCTGCGCGCGTACAAATGA
- a CDS encoding GAK system ATP-grasp enzyme, with protein sequence MQRIAVIGNPGSWSTEKLADAFEAKTGFRRVVDMSRVYMNLDKGRMWFDGVDLSTLDALAVKKIGPAYSPDMQDRLSLLDLLARNGTPIFSNPAAILSALNRLSCTVILRAGNMPMPPTTITEDVEAAVEAVETYGRAVFKPLYTSKARGMEVIQADPLCRERIIRFQQQGNPVMYIQKMLDTPGKDLGIVFLGGEYFGTYARQSSGAWNTSTSSGGKYASYEPTKEIIDLAWKAQNLFGLDFTCVDVMESKDGPMIFEVSAFGGFRGLLEARGLDASVHFAEHVLNRVRS encoded by the coding sequence ATGCAACGGATAGCGGTCATCGGCAATCCCGGGAGTTGGTCCACGGAAAAGCTGGCCGACGCGTTCGAGGCCAAGACGGGATTTCGTCGCGTCGTGGACATGTCCCGGGTGTATATGAACCTGGACAAAGGGCGGATGTGGTTTGATGGAGTGGACTTGTCGACGCTCGACGCCCTGGCCGTGAAGAAGATCGGTCCGGCTTATTCGCCGGATATGCAGGACCGCTTGAGCCTTTTGGATCTGCTGGCCCGGAACGGGACGCCGATCTTCTCCAACCCGGCCGCGATCCTCTCGGCCCTCAATCGTCTGAGCTGCACCGTGATCCTGCGGGCCGGAAACATGCCCATGCCGCCGACCACCATCACCGAGGACGTGGAAGCCGCGGTGGAGGCCGTGGAAACGTACGGGAGGGCCGTGTTCAAGCCGCTGTATACCTCCAAGGCCCGGGGCATGGAGGTGATCCAGGCCGATCCTTTGTGTCGCGAGCGGATCATCCGCTTTCAGCAACAGGGCAATCCCGTGATGTACATCCAGAAAATGCTGGACACGCCGGGCAAGGATCTGGGCATCGTCTTCCTGGGGGGAGAGTATTTCGGGACTTATGCCCGGCAGAGTTCCGGGGCCTGGAACACGTCCACGTCCAGCGGAGGCAAGTACGCGAGCTATGAGCCGACCAAGGAGATCATCGATTTGGCCTGGAAGGCGCAGAATCTGTTCGGGCTGGACTTTACCTGCGTGGACGTGATGGAATCCAAGGACGGGCCGATGATCTTCGAGGTCTCGGCCTTCGGCGGCTTTCGCGGCCTGCTCGAGGCTCGGGGATTGGACGCTTCGGTGCACTTCGCGGAGCACGTCCTGAATCGGGTGCGGTCATGA
- a CDS encoding HprK-related kinase B: MSAMSANHLRAKLLERVAEGDFWKMLRLRFGECRIAVRTNNPALIANFTRYYADFLDRGKGSGSGDAPDMTVTALETDVWNPDLPWIVKQPDPGKIKVKEEYLDLFLNQGEGRFVRKRLTGMLFYFDRETHLAVGPCLANDNQVINFVNSRFIQWMLDRNSLLCHAAGVALNGNGLALAGFSGMGKSTLALHLMRRGLDFVSNDRLLIQDAESEPLPHGPTMHGVAKLPRVNPGTILGNPSLTGLLDASRKEVYARMEPDELWNLEQKHDVYLDECFGQGKFLDSARMVGLVILNWKPKYPRTSLELVDLVQRPELLDTVIKSPGLFFLPRPDVAYRFQPESYLDIFKKCAVFEARGGVDFDHVADACVHYLGQQGEG, translated from the coding sequence ATGAGCGCGATGTCCGCGAACCACCTCCGCGCCAAGCTGCTGGAACGCGTCGCCGAGGGCGATTTTTGGAAAATGTTGCGGTTGCGCTTCGGAGAGTGCCGGATCGCCGTGAGGACGAACAATCCCGCGCTGATCGCGAACTTTACGCGCTATTACGCGGATTTTTTGGATCGAGGCAAGGGTTCCGGAAGCGGCGACGCTCCGGACATGACCGTGACCGCCCTGGAGACGGATGTTTGGAATCCAGATCTGCCGTGGATCGTCAAGCAGCCTGATCCGGGCAAGATCAAGGTCAAGGAAGAGTATTTGGATTTGTTCCTGAATCAGGGAGAGGGGCGGTTCGTCCGCAAGCGGCTGACCGGGATGCTGTTTTATTTCGACCGTGAAACGCATCTGGCCGTCGGCCCTTGTCTGGCCAACGACAACCAGGTGATCAACTTCGTCAACAGCCGGTTCATCCAGTGGATGCTGGACCGCAACAGTCTGCTCTGCCACGCCGCCGGGGTGGCCCTGAACGGCAACGGCCTGGCCCTGGCCGGCTTTTCCGGGATGGGCAAATCCACTCTGGCCCTGCACCTGATGCGCCGGGGGCTGGACTTTGTCAGCAATGACCGACTGTTGATCCAGGACGCCGAGTCAGAGCCGCTTCCACATGGCCCGACCATGCACGGCGTGGCCAAGCTGCCCCGGGTCAATCCGGGAACGATCCTGGGCAATCCCTCCCTGACCGGACTGCTGGACGCCTCCCGGAAGGAGGTCTACGCCCGGATGGAGCCGGACGAGCTGTGGAACCTGGAACAAAAGCACGACGTCTATCTGGATGAATGCTTCGGCCAGGGAAAATTTCTCGACTCCGCCCGGATGGTCGGCCTCGTGATCCTGAACTGGAAGCCCAAGTATCCCCGGACCTCCCTGGAGTTGGTGGACCTGGTCCAACGCCCGGAACTGCTGGACACGGTGATCAAATCCCCAGGCCTGTTCTTCCTTCCCCGGCCCGACGTCGCGTACCGCTTCCAGCCAGAAAGTTACCTGGATATTTTCAAAAAATGCGCGGTGTTCGAGGCACGGGGCGGAGTGGATTTCGACCATGTGGCCGATGCCTGCGTCCATTATCTGGGGCAGCAGGGAGAGGGATGA
- a CDS encoding ABC transporter ATP-binding protein, translating to MRIELNQVSKVFKNAVALDDISFTVESGELVVILGPSGCGKSTLLRIVAGLDDASFGTVRVGGQDVTKLSPDRRGISMVFQSYALFPHLNVAENIVFGLRIRGLGKAEIRKRLDHAAGMLGLGELLDRKPAQLSGGQRQRVALGRAIVSQQPICLMDEPLSNLDAKLRHEMRREILELQRKLRMTMVYVTHDQVEAMTMADRIVLLDHGRVAQISSPAELYARPSSLFAAQFIGSPPMNMLALEPFGEGCALAGSERLIVRGGCEPLLLGVRPEDVRPAEGGIPGVVIRTEYHGADTLVAAQVSGQEVVMRLYGKHDYQAGDAIHMIWDRESSHLFSVESGERREGLEPRLVLPETAR from the coding sequence ATGCGCATTGAATTGAATCAGGTCAGCAAGGTGTTCAAGAACGCCGTGGCCTTGGACGATATCAGTTTTACCGTGGAATCCGGGGAACTGGTGGTGATTCTCGGGCCGTCCGGGTGCGGGAAGTCGACGTTGCTGCGGATCGTCGCCGGACTGGACGACGCCAGCTTCGGGACGGTGCGGGTCGGTGGGCAGGACGTGACGAAATTATCTCCGGATCGACGCGGCATTTCCATGGTCTTCCAGTCCTACGCTCTGTTTCCGCATCTCAATGTCGCGGAAAACATCGTTTTTGGGCTGCGCATCCGCGGATTGGGCAAGGCCGAAATCCGAAAACGCCTGGACCATGCCGCGGGCATGCTGGGGCTTGGAGAACTGCTGGACCGCAAGCCGGCTCAGCTTTCCGGGGGCCAGCGCCAGCGAGTGGCCCTGGGGCGGGCCATCGTCTCGCAACAGCCGATCTGCCTGATGGACGAACCCCTTTCGAACCTGGACGCGAAGCTGCGCCATGAAATGCGTCGGGAGATCCTGGAATTGCAACGCAAGCTGCGCATGACCATGGTCTATGTGACCCATGACCAAGTGGAGGCCATGACCATGGCCGACCGCATCGTTCTTCTGGATCATGGCCGCGTGGCTCAGATTTCCTCTCCCGCGGAACTCTATGCCCGGCCTTCCAGCTTGTTCGCGGCCCAGTTCATCGGCTCACCGCCGATGAACATGCTGGCCCTGGAACCCTTTGGCGAGGGCTGCGCGCTTGCGGGAAGCGAGAGGTTGATTGTCCGGGGCGGGTGCGAGCCTCTGCTTCTTGGGGTTCGCCCGGAAGACGTCCGCCCGGCTGAGGGTGGAATTCCCGGCGTGGTCATTCGAACGGAGTATCACGGCGCGGATACCCTGGTCGCCGCCCAGGTGAGCGGGCAGGAAGTGGTCATGCGTTTGTACGGCAAGCACGACTACCAGGCCGGAGATGCGATCCACATGATCTGGGACCGGGAAAGCAGCCACCTTTTCAGCGTGGAGAGCGGGGAGCGTCGCGAAGGCCTGGAGCCTCGGCTCGTGCTCCCGGAAACCGCCCGCTGA